In the genome of Nitrospira sp. SG-bin1, one region contains:
- a CDS encoding hydrogenase, translating to MANLLWLQGGACSGNTMSFLNAEEPSACDLVTDFGINVLWHPSLGVELGDNLQKILKDCVAGKIPLDIFVFEGTVVNAPNGTGEWNRFAGRPMKQWVRDLCNVANYVVAVGDCATWGGIPATAPNPSESQGLQFLKRNHGGFLGKEFRSKAGLPVVNIPGCPAHPDWITQIVVAVATGRGKDIGLDEFQRPKTFFQSFTQTGCTRNMHFAYKVSATEFGQRKGCLYYDLGCRGPMTHSPCNRILWNRQSSKTRAGMPCLGCTEPEFPFFDLAPGTVFKTQTVMGVPKDLPQGVDKKGYIALTSAAKAAAPAWAEQDIFVV from the coding sequence ATGGCGAATCTACTCTGGCTCCAAGGCGGTGCTTGTTCCGGCAACACGATGTCCTTTCTCAACGCGGAAGAACCGAGCGCCTGTGACCTCGTGACGGACTTTGGGATCAACGTCCTCTGGCATCCCTCCCTCGGCGTAGAGCTGGGAGATAACCTCCAGAAGATCCTCAAGGATTGCGTGGCGGGAAAGATTCCATTGGACATCTTTGTGTTTGAAGGGACAGTGGTCAACGCCCCGAACGGCACCGGCGAATGGAATCGATTTGCCGGACGGCCGATGAAACAGTGGGTCCGTGATCTCTGTAATGTCGCGAACTATGTTGTGGCGGTCGGGGATTGCGCGACCTGGGGCGGCATTCCTGCCACTGCGCCCAATCCGAGTGAATCGCAAGGGCTCCAGTTTCTCAAACGCAATCATGGAGGGTTTTTGGGAAAGGAATTCCGCTCGAAGGCCGGACTGCCGGTCGTCAATATCCCGGGGTGCCCGGCACATCCGGACTGGATCACACAGATCGTCGTGGCGGTGGCGACCGGACGCGGGAAGGACATCGGGCTCGATGAGTTCCAGCGACCGAAGACCTTCTTCCAGAGTTTCACCCAGACCGGCTGCACGCGCAACATGCATTTCGCGTACAAGGTCTCAGCGACCGAGTTCGGCCAGCGGAAGGGTTGCCTCTATTATGATCTTGGCTGTCGGGGTCCCATGACCCACTCTCCCTGCAATCGTATCCTCTGGAATCGGCAATCCTCCAAGACCCGCGCGGGCATGCCCTGCCTCGGGTGCACTGAGCCCGAGTTCCCATTCTTTGATCTTGCGCCGGGGACTGTCTTCAAGACACAGACGGTGATGGGAGTTCCTAAGGACTTGCCTCAGGGGGTCGATAAGAAGGGCTACATCGCGCTAACCAGTGCGGCGAAGGCGGCGGCACCGGCGTGGGCCGAACAAGACATTTTCGTGGTGTGA
- a CDS encoding transposase — protein sequence MLEAKPEHLIGDRAYDSDGLDGDLQQDGVNLIAPHRSTRKLKTQDGRHLRRYERRWLVERFFAGLQWKRRLLIRWEYYATNFLGFVQLACITMLLKQF from the coding sequence ATGCTGGAGGCCAAACCCGAGCATCTGATTGGCGATCGGGCCTATGACAGCGATGGGCTCGATGGCGACCTCCAGCAGGACGGCGTGAACCTGATTGCGCCCCATCGCTCCACGCGCAAACTCAAGACCCAAGATGGGCGTCACTTACGTCGTTACGAACGCCGTTGGCTCGTCGAACGGTTCTTTGCCGGGCTGCAATGGAAACGGCGCCTCCTCATTCGTTGGGAGTACTACGCCACTAACTTCCTCGGGTTTGTGCAACTCGCCTGCATCACCATGCTCCTGAAGCAATTTTGA
- a CDS encoding dihydroorotate oxidase (catalyzes the conversion of dihydroorotate to orotate in the pyrimidine biosynthesis pathway; subclass 1A is a dimer formed by two identical PyrD subunits each containing an FMN group): MTDLSTTIAGVTFHSCFMNASGALCVTRDELEALGKSSAGAIVTKSMTIEPRQGNPMPRYHGFPGGSINSMGLPNLGYRAYAELIPQLKRFGKPVIASVAGLGEEDFPTIAEAINAAQPDLIEVNLSCPNIPGKPQIGYDSETSERVLKKVRRLITVPMGVKLPPYFDPAHHEAMGKVLGRCGVDFLNLINSVGNGLVVDPERESVVIKPKGGFGGLGGRLIKPVALANVRAFYKFFDGKIPIIGTGGIVEGIDVFEHFLCGASAVQIGTVLVEEGVDAFDRLEAELTAVLTRKGYRSIQECRGRIKEL; this comes from the coding sequence ATGACCGACCTTTCGACAACGATAGCCGGTGTGACCTTTCACAGCTGCTTTATGAATGCGTCGGGAGCGCTCTGCGTCACACGGGACGAACTCGAGGCGTTAGGGAAATCCAGCGCGGGGGCGATCGTGACGAAGTCAATGACGATTGAGCCACGTCAAGGCAACCCGATGCCCCGGTATCACGGATTTCCCGGAGGGTCCATCAACTCAATGGGGCTGCCGAATCTCGGCTATCGAGCCTATGCGGAGTTGATCCCTCAGCTCAAACGGTTCGGAAAGCCCGTGATCGCCAGCGTGGCTGGACTTGGAGAGGAGGATTTTCCGACCATTGCGGAAGCCATCAATGCGGCTCAGCCGGACCTCATCGAGGTCAATTTGTCCTGCCCCAATATTCCAGGTAAACCTCAAATCGGCTACGACTCGGAAACCTCTGAGCGGGTGCTCAAGAAGGTTCGCCGTCTCATCACGGTTCCCATGGGAGTGAAACTGCCACCGTACTTTGATCCGGCGCATCATGAGGCCATGGGGAAGGTGCTCGGACGCTGTGGCGTCGACTTTCTCAACCTGATCAATTCAGTGGGCAACGGTCTGGTGGTGGACCCGGAACGGGAAAGCGTCGTCATTAAGCCCAAAGGTGGATTTGGTGGGTTAGGCGGGCGATTGATCAAACCCGTGGCATTGGCGAACGTTCGGGCCTTCTATAAGTTTTTCGATGGGAAGATTCCGATCATCGGTACCGGTGGGATCGTCGAGGGGATCGATGTATTCGAACATTTCCTGTGCGGTGCGTCGGCGGTCCAAATCGGGACGGTGTTGGTGGAAGAAGGGGTCGATGCGTTCGACCGATTGGAAGCGGAATTGACCGCGGTCCTGACACGGAAAGGATACCGCTCGATTCAGGAATGCCGGGGACGGATCAAGGAATTGTGA
- a CDS encoding FmdB family transcriptional regulator, with protein sequence MPIYEYSCQECRKRSSFLIMNPHQSRTITCQHCGSSTLERLLSRFAAPKSDESRLKSLADPANLSGLDESDPRSVARLMKKMGEEMGEDVSDVEAMLDQPGNDEAAVDHSDSV encoded by the coding sequence ATGCCGATTTACGAATACTCATGTCAGGAATGCCGTAAGCGAAGTTCATTTTTGATAATGAACCCCCATCAATCGCGTACGATCACCTGTCAGCATTGTGGCAGCTCAACGTTGGAGCGCCTGCTATCCCGATTCGCTGCACCCAAGTCGGACGAGTCCCGGCTCAAGTCTCTCGCGGACCCTGCCAACCTGAGCGGACTTGATGAATCCGATCCTCGGAGCGTCGCCCGTCTCATGAAGAAAATGGGGGAAGAGATGGGTGAAGACGTGAGCGACGTGGAAGCCATGCTGGACCAACCCGGGAACGATGAGGCAGCAGTTGATCATAGCGACAGTGTATGA
- a CDS encoding multidrug ABC transporter substrate-binding protein, with the protein MTAFIWLTVVTALRILSRNRLRAGLTMLGIVIGVGAVIAMVSIGEGAKLAVQKQIATMGTNTIYIWPNYTTVGGVRGAQGGAFTLTVADALDLKKKVALLAETGWSKREAMQIVNGSRNWNAMVYGTSPGVLAIRDWSYSSGGPFTQADLDTAARVALLGQTVVENLFEPGEEPVGAVIRLKNVPFRVIGVFSPKGQSSVGQDQDDVVFIPFTTAERKVLGTLFLGSVGAVYASTDRTEDVPDAVEQIREVLRARHRLQGEQLDDFRISTQFDAAMVQEGTSQTLTVMLLSIASVSLLVGGIGIMNILLVSVTERTREIGVRMAVGAKRAHILIQFLIEATTLSVVGGCIGILFGVFAARLTTMIAGWPTVISGSAVATAFGFSIVVGLFFGLYPANKASRLNPIEALRYE; encoded by the coding sequence ATGACGGCTTTCATATGGTTGACCGTCGTCACGGCGTTGCGGATCCTAAGTCGAAACAGGCTCCGCGCCGGTTTAACGATGCTAGGCATCGTCATCGGTGTCGGGGCGGTCATCGCGATGGTGAGCATCGGCGAAGGGGCGAAACTTGCTGTGCAGAAACAGATAGCTACCATGGGAACGAATACGATCTACATCTGGCCCAACTACACTACAGTCGGGGGTGTACGCGGCGCGCAGGGGGGGGCTTTCACGCTAACCGTGGCTGACGCACTTGACTTGAAGAAGAAGGTCGCTCTTTTAGCGGAGACCGGTTGGTCCAAACGCGAGGCGATGCAGATCGTGAATGGCAGCCGTAATTGGAACGCCATGGTCTATGGAACGTCGCCAGGCGTCCTCGCGATCCGAGACTGGTCTTACAGCAGCGGGGGCCCTTTTACGCAAGCGGATTTGGATACGGCAGCTCGTGTGGCGCTTCTCGGACAGACAGTAGTGGAAAATCTCTTTGAACCGGGGGAAGAACCAGTGGGAGCCGTGATTCGCCTGAAAAATGTTCCGTTCCGTGTCATCGGCGTTTTTTCCCCGAAAGGGCAGAGCTCTGTAGGCCAAGATCAAGACGATGTCGTCTTCATTCCTTTCACGACTGCGGAAAGAAAAGTCTTAGGGACGTTGTTCCTCGGGTCGGTCGGTGCTGTCTATGCATCCACGGATCGAACCGAGGATGTGCCTGATGCCGTAGAACAGATTCGAGAAGTGTTGAGAGCCCGGCATCGTTTACAGGGCGAGCAGCTGGATGATTTCAGGATCAGCACTCAATTCGATGCTGCAATGGTGCAGGAAGGGACGAGCCAGACACTAACCGTGATGCTGTTGTCGATTGCCTCAGTCTCGTTGCTCGTGGGCGGTATCGGGATCATGAATATCTTGCTCGTCTCGGTGACGGAGCGGACAAGGGAAATCGGAGTGCGGATGGCGGTAGGGGCCAAACGAGCCCATATCCTGATACAATTTCTGATCGAGGCGACGACGCTCAGCGTGGTTGGTGGTTGTATCGGCATTCTATTCGGGGTGTTTGCAGCCCGCTTAACGACGATGATTGCCGGCTGGCCCACCGTTATCTCCGGTAGCGCGGTCGCGACGGCATTCGGTTTCTCCATCGTCGTCGGCTTATTTTTTGGTTTGTATCCTGCCAACAAAGCGTCTCGGCTGAATCCCATCGAGGCATTGCGCTACGAATAA
- a CDS encoding macrolide ABC transporter ATP-binding protein, with translation MTALIVCEDIWKIYRVGDVEVQALRGLNLTIQQGEFVAIMGSSGSGKSTLMNILGCLDQPTKGQYRLNGSEVGRLPPDRLAEIRNQQIGFVFQSFNLIPRTSALENAQLPLFYRGLPLKEQRALAFSALERVGLSGREHHTPTQLSGGQQQRVAIARALVTAPSLLLADEPTGNLDTESSQEIMGILDGLNQEGITVILVTHEIDVAAYAWRQITIKDGQILSDRPTEGRSRLVGQ, from the coding sequence GTGACCGCACTCATCGTCTGTGAAGATATTTGGAAGATTTACCGAGTCGGCGATGTTGAAGTACAAGCGCTGAGAGGGTTGAATCTCACCATACAGCAGGGCGAGTTCGTGGCGATTATGGGTTCCAGTGGGTCGGGCAAGTCTACGCTGATGAACATCCTCGGGTGCTTGGACCAACCGACCAAGGGACAGTACAGGCTGAACGGGAGCGAGGTCGGAAGGCTGCCGCCGGACCGATTGGCGGAAATTCGGAATCAGCAAATCGGATTCGTGTTTCAGAGTTTCAACCTCATTCCTCGCACCAGCGCTTTGGAAAATGCTCAATTGCCGCTGTTTTACAGGGGACTTCCCTTGAAGGAGCAGCGGGCTCTGGCTTTCTCCGCACTCGAACGTGTCGGATTAAGTGGACGTGAGCATCATACCCCGACGCAACTTTCCGGCGGTCAACAGCAACGGGTGGCCATCGCGCGGGCGTTGGTGACCGCTCCCTCGTTGTTATTGGCCGACGAACCGACCGGAAACCTGGATACTGAGTCCAGCCAAGAGATCATGGGGATTCTTGATGGACTGAATCAGGAAGGAATCACGGTGATCTTGGTAACTCATGAGATTGATGTTGCCGCCTACGCATGGCGGCAGATCACCATCAAGGATGGCCAAATATTAAGCGACCGACCGACCGAGGGGCGCTCGCGTCTCGTGGGACAGTAA